A single region of the Ziziphus jujuba cultivar Dongzao chromosome 10, ASM3175591v1 genome encodes:
- the LOC107412180 gene encoding uncharacterized protein LOC107412180 has product MMRYKEEKEAKKEAFRKYLESSGVLDVLTKVLVALYEQNDKPSSALEFIQQKLGGPSASEYEKLQAEMSDLQIKYNQLLAAHQEICKESEEVKHSQDVAPPSSKETVDEEGTKYRL; this is encoded by the exons ATGATGCGGTACAAAGag GAGAAAGAAGCAAAGAAGGAGGCTTTCAGGAAGTATTTAGAGTCCAGTGGAGTTCTTGATGTTCTCACAAAAG TTCTGGTTGCTTTATATGAGCAGAATGATAAGCCTTCCTCTGCCCTCGA GTTCATTCAACAAAAATTAGGTGGTCCATCTGCATCCGAATATGAAAAGCTACAAGCTGAAATGTCAGATTTGCAAATAAAGTATAATCAACTTTTAGCAGCACACCAAGAAATATGCAAAGAG TCAGAGGAAGTAAAGCATTCACAGGATGTTGCACCACCATCATCAAAGGAGACGGTTGATGAGGAGGGCACAAAATATAGGCTCTGA
- the LOC107412179 gene encoding large ribosomal subunit protein eL20z, with protein MKTAQESLNHNPKPDKLHPDKQNSTGLTLMQQGGDHDHKREMVVMQFHGDGRDFSLLTPEAVRFSGGLYDKPLSCFGCGIGWFSFLLGFAFPPLWYYATVLYFGNYYHKDPRERPGLAASAIAALICSVILLVSLLVVFC; from the exons ATGAAGACAGCACAGGAATCATTAAATCACAACCCCAAGCCTGACAAACTCCATCCAGACAAGCAAAACAGTACTGGGCTTACATTGATGCAGCAAG GTGGAGATCATGATCATAAAAGAGAGATGGTGGTGATGCAATTCCATGGTGATGGAAGGGATTTCTCTTTGCTAACGCCGGAAGCAGTCAGATTCTCTGGTGGACTGTATGATAAGCCTCTTTCATGCTTTGGTTGTGGCATTGGATGGTTCTC GTTTCTCTTGGGATTTGCGTTTCCACCACTTTGGTATTATGCTACAGTGCTTTACTTTGGGAATTACTATCATAAAGATCCAAGAGAGAGACCTGGACTTGCGGCCTCTGCTATTGCA GCTTTAATTTGCTCTGTCATTCTCTTGGTTTCTCTGCTTGTTGTTTTCTGTTAG